From Vigna unguiculata cultivar IT97K-499-35 chromosome 5, ASM411807v1, whole genome shotgun sequence, the proteins below share one genomic window:
- the LOC114184898 gene encoding phenolic glucoside malonyltransferase 1-like has translation MASHNLKIHEQCNVAPPSAPQTSLPLVFFDLFWLRFHPVERIFFYSLPVTHSNPSIFFTQVVPNLKTSLSHTLQHFSPLAGNVLWPNGSSKPVVQYTPGDAVSVVLAESEADFDHALDNTPKEASESRCLVPHLESSVSHASVMALQITLFPNRGFAIGISTHHAVLDGKSSTLFIKAWASLCKTNDDDSESSPLSTPSLAPELEPFFDRTVIKSPSELGFNLSIDLAEVLTKLFPSENSDGRCLKLLPFPPRLEDHVRGTFVLTGADLERLKNRVLSKWDSVDIVEAESNSNSSVSSKPTKLSTFVVTCAYTFVCIAKAWHGVEKEKNKFACGFTVDCRARLEPPIPENYFGNCVWGHLVESKPSAFIEEEGFVIIAKSIHSKIKQMIDEGVFHGVGDAAPRYAALAKEGVEILGIAGSNRFGVYGYDFGWGKPSKVEIASVDRALTMGLAEKRDEKGGVEVGVVLKRPVMELFGSLFRRGLSDE, from the coding sequence ATGGCTTCCCACAACCTCAAAATCCATGAACAGTGCAATGTTGCTCCTCCCTCTGCACCCCAAACATCCCTCCCTCTCGTATTCTTCGACCTCTTCTGGCTGAGGTTTCACCCTGTGGAACGCATCTTCTTCTATTCCCTCCCTGTAACCCATTCAAACCCATCCATTTTCTTCACCCAAGTTGTTCCAAACCTCAAAACTTCACTCTCTCACACCCTCCAACACTTTTCCCCTCTCGCCGGCAACGTCCTGTGGCCCAATGGTTCTTCCAAACCCGTCGTTCAGTACACCCCAGGCGACGCCGTTTCAGTGGTGCTTGCAGAATCCGAAGCCGATTTCGACCACGCGTTGGACAACACACCCAAAGAAGCGTCAGAGTCACGTTGTTTGGTGCCCCACTTGGAATCCTCTGTTTCTCATGCCTCTGTTATGGCTCTCCAAATCACTCTGTTCCCTAACAGAGGGTTCGCCATAGGAATCAGCACTCACCACGCTGTCCTTGACGGAAAATCTTCAACTCTTTTCATCAAAGCTTGGGCTTCTCTGTGCAAAACCAATGATGATGACTCTGAGTCATCACCattatcaacaccatctctggcaCCAGAATTGGAGCCTTTCTTTGACAGAACAGTCATCAAAAGCCCAAGTGAGTTAGGGTTCAACTTATCAATCGATTTGGCTGAGGTCTTAACCAAATTGTTCCCAAGTGAAAACAGCGACGGAAGATGCCTAAAGCTTCTACCTTTCCCTCCAAGATTAGAGGATCATGTTCGAGGGACATTCGTGCTCACGGGAGCAGATTTAGAGAGATTAAAGAATAGGGTGCTGTCCAAGTGGGACAGTGTAGACATAGTTGAAGCAGAATCAAACTCAAACTCATCGGTTTCTTCAAAACCAACCAAACTATCGACTTTTGTTGTAACTTGCGCTTATACTTTTGTTTGCATTGCGAAGGCCTGGCACGGAgttgaaaaggagaaaaataagtTTGCTTGTGGGTTCACTGTGGATTGCAGGGCCAGGTTGGAGCCTCCAATTCCTGAAAACTACTTTGGGAACTGTGTGTGGGGGCATTTGGTGGAATCCAAGCCATCGGCATTTATAGAGGAAGAAGGGTTTGTTATTATTGCCAAAAGTATTCATAGTAAAATAAAACAGATGATAGATGAGGGTGTTTTTCATGGGGTAGGTGATGCGGCTCCTAGATATGCAGCTTTGGCAAAAGAGGGAGTTGAAATCTTAGGAATTGCAGGGTCAAACCGTTTTGGGGTTTATGGGTATGATTTTGGTTGGGGAAAGCCTTCAAAGGTGGAGATAGCATCGGTGGATAGAGCCCTAACAATGGGATTGGCAGAGAAGAGAGATGAGAAAGGTGGTGTTGAAGTTGGGGTTGTTCTGAAGAGACCAGTGATGGAACTATTTGGCTCTTTGTTTCGTAGAGGATTGTCAGATGAGTGA
- the LOC114184896 gene encoding phenolic glucoside malonyltransferase 1-like — MQQSHLLPYNLHSVFCSHMTLAYDSMEIYEQCFISPSSASATHFSLPLTFFDLIWLRFHPVERIFFYPLPLPHSNPSFFFHKVLPNLKTSLSSTLQHFPPLAGKIIWPSHSGKPFIQFNPGDGVLLVLAQCNDDAKFNHSLDNSPRDASESRSLVPHLESSDSHASVMSLQITFFPNKGFSIGINSHHAVLDGKSSTMFIKAWAYACKSCEDESLNPELEPLFDRDLIKDPTGLETAIINTWAKMASQIDPSDTSNGRSLRIMSLPTQENLVRATFDLKRGDLEKIKKRVLSKWELVGEETVSGFSKPTTLSTFVACCAYVSVCIAKATHEAQNGDKFCLAFTADCRARLEPPIPENYFGNCVASHIVDTEPHDFIKEDGVVVVAKRIWSKTKMLEKVLTEGIDTVIPRFAAMLRKGFKGIGVSGSNRFGVYETDFGWGKPAKVEITSIDRGLTIGLAETKEEKGGVEVGLALNKHVMDLFQEIFYEGLCMD; from the coding sequence ATGCAGCAATCTCACCTTCTACCATACAACCTCCATTCTGTCTTTTGTTCTCACATGACTTTGGCCTACGACTCCATGGAAATCTACGAGCAGTGCTTCATTTCTCCTTCTTCTGCATCTGCAACACACTTCTCTCTCCCATTAACCTTCTTTGATCTTATTTGGCTAAGGTTTCATCCAGTTGAGCGAATCTTCTTCTACCCTCTTCCCCTTCCTCACTCTAacccttcttttttctttcacaaagTGCTTCCAAATCTCAAAACTTCACTTTCTAGTACCCTTCAGCACTTCCCACCTTTAGCAGGAAAAATCATTTGGCCTTCTCATTCAGGCAAACCCTTCATCCAATTCAACCCTGGTGATGGCGTGTTATTGGTCCTAGCACAGTGCAACGATGACGCAAAATTCAATCACAGTTTGGACAATTCGCCCCGTGATGCCTCCGAATCGCGCTCTTTGGTACCGCACTTGGAATCATCAGATTCTCATGCCTCAGTTATGTCTTTGCAGATAactttttttccaaacaagggCTTTTCCATAGGCATCAACTCTCACCATGCTGTTCTTGATGGAAAATCGTCAACCATGTTCATCAAGGCTTGGGCTTATGCATGTAAATCATGCGAAGATGAATCTTTGAACCCGGAGTTAGAGCCTTTATTTGATAGGGATTTGATCAAAGATCCAACTGGTCTTGAAACTGCGATCATCAATACCTGGGCCAAAATGGCATCCCAAATAGACCCTTCTGATACAAGCAACGGGCGAAGCTTAAGGATTATGTCACTACCAACCCAGGAAAACCTAGTTCGAGCCACGTTTGATCTGAAACGAGGAGATTTggagaagataaagaaaagggTGTTATCGAAGTGGGAGTTAGTGGGGGAAGAAACAGTTTCAGGTTTTTCAAAACCAACCACTTTGTctacctttgttgcttgttgtGCTTATGTGTCTGTCTGCATCGCGAAAGCCACTCATGAAGCTCAAAATGGAGATAAATTTTGTCTAGCGTTCACTGCTGATTGCAGAGCTCGGTTAGAACCTCCAATTCCTGAGAATTACTTTGGAAATTGCGTGGCTTCACATATAGTGGATACAGAGCCACATGACTTTATAAAGGAGGATGGGGTGGTTGTTGTTGCCAAGAGGATTTGgagtaaaacaaaaatgttggaGAAGGTTCTTACTGAAGGAATAGATACAGTGATTCCTAGGTTTGCAGCTATGTTAAGAAAGGGATTTAAGGGAATTGGTGTTTCAGGGTCCAATCGATTTGGTGTTTATGAAACTGATTTTGGTTGGGGAAAGCCAGCGAAGGTGGAAATAACATCCATAGATAGAGGTTTAACCATTGGTTTGGCAGAAACCAAAGAAGAGAAAGGTGGTGTTGAAGTTGGGCTAGCTCTGAACAAACATGTCATGGAtctgtttcaagaaattttttaTGAAGGGTTATGCATGGACTAA
- the LOC114182971 gene encoding isoflavone 7-O-methyltransferase-like — MGSNHGCSANEIFEGQIHLYKHLYAHVLDSMSLKWMIELGIPDIIHNHHQPITLPELASTLQIPLTKVRGVQSLLRYLAHCGFLQIVRIHHHTEEKEAYALTAASQLLLKGSDLSLAPMVELLTKPHAVHAWSQLKKWTYEDDLTLFDVSLGSNLWDFLGKNPENNKLFNESMASDSQMMNLALRGCNWVFEGVESIVDVGGGTGTTARAICDAFPNVKCTVFDRPQVVENLSGTNNLRYVGGDMFESIPKADAVLLKLILHDWNDNDGKKILENCKEAISDKGKRGRVILIETVINEGQDEHGLTGLKLAMDVRMTCLLNGKERSEEEWKKLFMDAGFQSYKIYPLTGYLSLIEIYP, encoded by the exons ATGGGTTCAAATCATGGGTGTAGTGCAAATGAGATCTTTGAAGGTCAAATTCACTTGTACAAACACTTGTATGCCCATGTACTAGATTCAATGAGTCTTAAATGGATGATTGAGCTTGGCATACCAGACATAATCCACAACCATCATCAACCCATTACACTTCCAGAGTTGGCGTCCACTCTTCAAATTCCGCTAACTAAAGTTAGAGGTGTGCAGAGTCTCTTACGCTACCTGGCACATTGTGGATTCCTTCAGATTGTAAGAATCCATCACCACACAGAAGAAAAGGAAGCATATGCTCTAACTGCTGCATCACAGCTTCTTCTCAAAGGCAGTGACCTTAGTCTTGCGCCAATGGTAGAACTTTTAACGAAACCACATGCAGTACATGCATGGTCTCAATTGAAGAAGTGGACTTATGAGGATGATCTTACACTGTTTGATGTCTCCCTAGGATCAAATTTGTGGGACTTTCTTGGTAAAAACCCAGAAAATAACAAGTTGTTCAATGAGTCAATGGCTAGTGATTCTCAAATGATGAACTTGGCATTGAGAGGTTGCAATTGGGTGTTTGAAGGAGTGGAGTCCATTGTGGATGTCGGAGGTGGAACTGGAACCACAGCCAGGGCTATCTGTGATGCATTTCCAAATGTGAAGTGCACTGTGTTTGACCGTCCACAAGTTGTGGAGAACTTATCGGGAACCAACAATTTGAGATATGTTGGTGGTGACATGTTCGAATCTATTCCCAAGGCTGATGCAGTTTTACTCAAG ttGATTTTGCATGATTGGAATGACAATGATGGTAAGAAGATATTAGAAAATTGCAAAGAAGCTATTTCTGATAAAGGCAAAAGAGGAAGAGTAATTTTGATAGAAACTGTGATAAATGAAGGCCAAGATGAGCACGGACTTACTGGACTAAAGCTCGCCATGGATGTGCGAATGACATGTCTTTtaaatggaaaagaaagaagtgaagaagaatggaagaagctgTTTATGGATGCAGGATTTCAGAGCTACAAAATATATCCTTTGACAGGATATTTGTCTTTGATTGAGATCTATCCTTGA
- the LOC114186248 gene encoding flavonoid 4'-O-methyltransferase-like produces the protein MGHHECNANEIFEGQVHLYKHLHDHAVDGMSIKWMIELGIPDIMHNHDQPITLIELVSILQIPQTKVRGVKSLLRYLAHNGFLQIVRVHHNTEEKEAYALSAASQLLVKGTDLSLAPMVELLIKPNAAHVWSHLKKWTYEDGVTLFDVSLGSNMWEFLSKKPKFNESFNEAMACDSQMMNVALRGCNWVFEGMESIVDVGGGTGTTAKAVCDAFTNVKCTVFDQPHVVEKLSGTNNLTYVGGDMFKSIPKADVVLLKLILHDWNDKDCKKILENCKEAISGKGKRGKVILIETVINEDQDEHELTGLKLAMDVRMTCFLNGKERSEEEWKKMFVEAGFQNYKISPLTGYLSLIQIYP, from the exons ATGGGTCATCATGAGTGCAATGCAAATGAGATCTTTGAAGGTCAAGTTCACTTGTACAAACACTTGCATGACCATGCAGTAGATGGTATGAGTATTAAATGGATGATTGAGCTTGGCATACCTGACATAATGCACAACCATGATCAACCAATTACACTAATAGAGTTGGTATCCATTCTACAAATTCCACAAACTAAAGTTAGAGGTGTGAAAAGTCTCCTACGCTACCTGGCACACAATGGATTCCTTCAGATTGTAAGAGTCCATCACAACACAGAAGAAAAGGAAGCATATGCTCTATCTGCTGCATCACAACTTCTTGTCAAGGGCACTGATCTTAGTCTTGCGCCAATGGTAGAGCTTTTAATTAAGCCAAATGCAGCACATGTATGGTCTCACTTGAAGAAGTGGACTTATGAGGATGGTGTTACACTATTTGATGTCTCCCTAGGATCGAATATGTGGGAGTTTCTTAGTAAAAAGCCAAAATTTAACGAGTCGTTTAATGAGGCAATGGCTTGTGATTCTCAGATGATGAATGTGGCATTAAGAGGTTGCAATTGGGTGTTCGAAGGAATGGAGTCCATTGTGGATGTCGGTGGTGGAACTGGAACCACAGCCAAGGCTGTCTGTGATGCATTTACTAACGTGAAGTGCACTGTATTTGACCAGCCACATGTTGTGGAGAAGTTGTCGGGAACCAACAATTTGACATATGTTGGTGGCGACATGTTCAAATCTATTCCCAAGGCTGATGTAGTTCTACTTAAG ttgattTTGCATGATTGGAATGACAAGGATTGTAAGAAGATATTAGAAAATTGCAAAGAAGCTATTTCTGGTAAAGGCAAGAGAGGAAAAGTAATTTTGATAGAAACTGTGATAAATGAAGACCAAGATGAGCACGAACTTACTGGACTAAAGCTCGCCATGGATGTGCGAATGACATGTTTTTTAAATGGAAAAGAGAGAAGTGaagaagaatggaagaaaatgtTCGTTGAAGCAGGATTCCAGAACTACAAAATATCTCCTTTGACGGGATATTTGTCTCTTATTCAGATCTATCCTTGA
- the LOC114186064 gene encoding isoflavone 7-O-methyltransferase-like translates to MASNNDLKASEMFEGLLHLYKHLHSYALDGMSIRWMIELGIPDIIHNHDQPITLTELVSILQIPPTKVRAVHSLLRYLAHSGFLEIVRDHHNTEEKEAYALTAASQLLVKDTHLSLAPMAELLINPSGGLVWSHLKKWTYEDDLTLFDVSLGSNAWGFLGKNQEKNNLFNKAMASDSQMMNVALRGCNWVFEGVESIVDVGGGTGTTAKAISDAFPNVKCTVLDRQQVVENLSGTNDLKYVGGDMFESIPKADAVLLKWVLHNWSDKDCKKILENCKEAISGKGKRGKVIVIESVINEGQDEHGITGLKLLMDVKMSCLFNGKERSEEEWKKLFVEAGFQSYKISPLTGHLSLIQIYP, encoded by the exons ATGGCTTCAAATAATGACCTTAAAGCAAGTGAGATGTTTGAAGGTCTACTTCACTTGTACAAACACTTGCATTCTTATGCATTAGATGGTATGAGTATTAGATGGATGATTGAGCTTGGCATACCTGACATAATCCACAACCATGATCAACCAATTACACTGACAGAGTTGGTATCCATTCTACAAATTCCGCCAACTAAAGTTAGAGCTGTGCACAGTCTCTTACGCTACCTGGCACACAGTGGATTTCTTGAGATTGTAAGAGACCATCACAACACAGAAGAAAAGGAAGCATATGCTCTAACTGCTGCATCACAGCTTCTTGTCAAAGACACTCACCTTAGTCTTGCTCCAATGGCAGAGCTTTTAATTAACCCAAGTGGAGGACTTGTATGGTCTCACTTGAAGAAGTGGACGTATGAGGATGATCTTACACTATTTGATGTCTCCCTAGGATCAAATGCATGGGGTTTTCTTGGtaaaaaccaagaaaaaaacAACTTGTTTAATAAGGCAATGGCTAGTGATTCTCAAATGATGAACGTGGCATTAAGAGGTTGCAATTGGGTGTTTGAAGGAGTAGAGTCCATTGTTGATGTAGGTGGTGGAACTGGAACCACAGCCAAGGCTATCTCTGATGCATTTCCAAACGTGAAGTGCACCGTGTTAGACCGTCAACAAGTTGTGGAGAACTTGTCGGGAACCAACGATTTGAAATATGTTGGTGGTGACATGTTCGAATCTATTCCCAAGGCAGATGCGGTTCTACTCAAG TGGGTTTTGCATAATTGGAGTGACAAGGATTGTAAGAAGATATTAGAAAATTGCAAAGAAGCTATTTCTGGTAAAGGCAAAAGAGGAAAAGTAATTGTGATAGAATCTGTGATAAACGAAGGCCAAGATGAGCATGGAATTACTGGCCTAAAGCTCCTCATGGATGTGAAAATGTCATGTCTTTTTAATGGGAAGGAAAGAAGTGAAGAAGAATGGAAGAAATTGTTCGTGGAAGCAGGATTCCAGAGCTACAAAATATCTCCTTTGACTGGACATTTGTCTCTTATTCAGATCTATCCTTGA